The following are encoded together in the Humulus lupulus chromosome 5, drHumLupu1.1, whole genome shotgun sequence genome:
- the LOC133777914 gene encoding ferredoxin C 2, chloroplastic isoform X2 has translation MELATPYSSSSTWLYRKPELTRQIPRLHRFNPSKHRRKTTSSELQTTVGVTASSPSPSPSPSIPTHKVTVHDRQRGVVHEFTVPEDQYILHTAEAQNISLPFACRHGCCTSCAVRIKSGELRQPEALGISAELRAKGYALLCVGFPSSDLEVETQDEDEVYWLQFGRYFARGPIDRDDYALELAMGDE, from the exons ATGGAGCTTGCCACTCCCTACAGTTCCAGTAGCACTTGGCTCTACCGGAAACCAGAACTAACCCGGCAAATCCCAAGACTCCATCGCTTCAATCCGTCAAAGCACCGCCGCAAAACGACGTCTTCGGAGCTCCAAACGACGGTTGGAGTCACCGCCTCATCCCCTTCCCCTTCCCCTTCTCCATCCATTCCGACTCACAAGGTCACTGTCCACGATAGACAGAGAGGAGTTGTTCACGAGTTTACCGTTCCTGAG GACCAATATATATTGCACACTGCTGAAGCTCAGAATATTTCTCTTCCGTTTGCTTGCAGGCACG GTTGCTGTACCAGCTGTGCCGTACGTATAAAGTCTGGAGAACTTAGACAGCCTGAAGCCCTAGGCATATCAGCTGAACTGAGAGCAAAG GGGTATGCACTTCTTTGTGTGGGGTTTCCGTCCTCTGATCTTGAAGTAGAAACACAAGATGAGGATGAG GTATATTGGCTTCAGTTTGGAAGATATTTCGCTCGAGGACCAATT GATAGAGACGATTACGCATTGGAGTTAGCCATGGGTGATGAATAA
- the LOC133833878 gene encoding uncharacterized protein LOC133833878, which produces MDDQDVVLLLLNGLGPEFDPMVSGITSRSDTLSLEEIQALLMSHESRLERHHTMGELSMKMAVDLSLTPFLQFNNGGYRSSGNFGRGGSTDSGSRSYGRGYARGALPFNRLLCQVCLQFGHSVVVFHYCFDKNFITPKYGSSQPKAYLIEQEFEYEPHAHDTTSIL; this is translated from the coding sequence ATGGATGATCAAGATGTGGTATTGCTTCTGCTAAATGGTCTTGGACCCGAGTTTGATCCTATGGTTTCGGGTATTACGTCTCGCAGCGATACTCTTTCTCTTGAAGAAATTCAAGCTTTACTCATGTCTCATGAGAGTCGTCTTGAAAGGCATCACACTATGGGTGAACTTTCCATGAAAATGGCTGTTGATCTTTCTCTTACCCCTTTTCTACAGTTCAACAATGGTGGATATAGGTCTTCAGGAAACTTTGGTAGAGGTGGGAGTACTGATTCAGGTTCAAGATCCTATGGTCGAGGCTATGCTCGTGGGGCCCTGCCTTTCAATCGGTTACTTTGTCAAGTTTGCTTACAGTTTGGACACTCTGTTGTTGTTTTTCACTACTGTTTTGACAAGAACTTCATCACTCCCAAATATGGAAGTTCTCAACCTAAGGCATATTTGATCGAGCAAGAATTTGAATATGAACCCCATGCTCATGATACCACCTCTATTTTATGA
- the LOC133777914 gene encoding ferredoxin C 2, chloroplastic isoform X1 — MELATPYSSSSTWLYRKPELTRQIPRLHRFNPSKHRRKTTSSELQTTVGVTASSPSPSPSPSIPTHKVTVHDRQRGVVHEFTVPEVEVDFMLKTIFGVSFMDQYILHTAEAQNISLPFACRHGCCTSCAVRIKSGELRQPEALGISAELRAKGYALLCVGFPSSDLEVETQDEDEVYWLQFGRYFARGPIDRDDYALELAMGDE, encoded by the exons ATGGAGCTTGCCACTCCCTACAGTTCCAGTAGCACTTGGCTCTACCGGAAACCAGAACTAACCCGGCAAATCCCAAGACTCCATCGCTTCAATCCGTCAAAGCACCGCCGCAAAACGACGTCTTCGGAGCTCCAAACGACGGTTGGAGTCACCGCCTCATCCCCTTCCCCTTCCCCTTCTCCATCCATTCCGACTCACAAGGTCACTGTCCACGATAGACAGAGAGGAGTTGTTCACGAGTTTACCGTTCCTGAG GTGGAAGTTGATTTTATGTTGAAAACTATTTTCGGTGTTTCTTTTATG GACCAATATATATTGCACACTGCTGAAGCTCAGAATATTTCTCTTCCGTTTGCTTGCAGGCACG GTTGCTGTACCAGCTGTGCCGTACGTATAAAGTCTGGAGAACTTAGACAGCCTGAAGCCCTAGGCATATCAGCTGAACTGAGAGCAAAG GGGTATGCACTTCTTTGTGTGGGGTTTCCGTCCTCTGATCTTGAAGTAGAAACACAAGATGAGGATGAG GTATATTGGCTTCAGTTTGGAAGATATTTCGCTCGAGGACCAATT GATAGAGACGATTACGCATTGGAGTTAGCCATGGGTGATGAATAA